Within the [Enterobacter] lignolyticus SCF1 genome, the region ACACAGGCCACTCTTATCTGGAATAACCTGAGAAAAGGTAATCCATCCCCGGTAAAAGGGGGGACGAACAATGACTGAACCATCACTAAAAATGCCCGCAAGCAGGAACGTCATTCTTTATGGTGACTGCTGGCCTGTGGTCAGTGCCGTACAGAGCCTGACCACGACCATACTGCCGGACAGTGAGTGCCGGGCAATATTCGACCTGCCATCACTGATTGAGCAGCTCACGGTTGAGCCACGGGCGGCACTGATTTTATGTCTTCGTCCACGAGAGCATGTTTTCCTTTTTTACGCCCTCAGACAGGAGCTGTTTGACCATCCGGCCCTGGTCATCAGCGACGAGATATTCTTCAACGACAGACTCATGCTCAGGGTATGGGGCGATCTTCCCTGTATGATGCATGACGAATTATCCATGATGGTCACCAGTCAGCAACTCTGTGAATTCCTGACAGTTCCTTCCGGTTATTGTCCGGAAAAAAGCCTTCTGGCGGAATTTCTGCAATCTCCGACGCTTCCTGTCGGATTTTCTGAAGTGCCTCAGATATTCCACCTCGAAGCACCACTGATGGACTATATGTCGTTACTGATATATCGGGAAATGCTCGACAGAAAAATCACACCTTTTCGTATGCGAATGCTCCAGGCGATCTGGTCTGGTTTTCAGACAAGGGATGAGCTTATTACTGAATTAGATGCCCCAAAAAGCAAAATATGGAATGAAAAACACCGTTTGCTGATGCAACTGGAGATGCCAGCACGTCTGCGTGACATTCTTTATGGCACCCGATTTTGTTCTTTCCTGCAAAGAACAGAATTTATATCACCTGCTGAGGTGGAAAATATGCGCTCTGAGGTCAGAGAACGACGGATAGCCAGGGTTGAAATGAATTGCATAACAACTCTCCCTAACGAAACAACATCCTGAATATATTGAAAAATGATAAAAAAAAGCTGTTGTAGGCACCGAAAAAAAACAGACAGAATCAGGAGCGATAAATGAGTTAACACATACAGGTGATCATTGCGGATATTCCCTCAGGATTGCTGTCCAGTTACTGACGTATAACCCACTGTCACCTGATCACTTTTAATATAATGTACTCAAAAATAACCATCATAATGGCAACTCTTATGACTGAAGCCAGTTATCTGATGCAGGAATAAAAATTATGTTACCCGAAGATATCGTACACTCGCTTGCAGACTGGCTTTCAAAAATGAATGATTTAGAGAAAATTGCTGCACTGAATAGCCTGCAACGATTCATACACTATCATGGCCCGTTTCGCAATGAACCCGTCGGTTGCGTCCAGTGGATACCAGCTGAGTGCGTGATAGCAAACGACTATAATCCGAATACCATAAGTCCGGTTGAACGAAAAATACTGGAACTGTCATTGCTACAGGACGGCTTTACTCAACCTATCGTTGTCACTGTGGGACGGGCTGAAGAACTTCATTATCACGTGATGGATGGCTATCAGCGTTATCTTCTCAGCCAGAAACCACTATTACGTAAGAGGCTGCGTGGGCATATCCCCGTGACAATTATACGCCCTCAAGATGATGCTATTTTCTCGCTGATGGCGGCGGTTACTCGTGAACAGGTGATAATCAATACCAAATAATTTTATTCAAAATAGTTCAGGGAAGAAAACATGATTCCTTAACTATGTATTTCCCCAATTTACTTACAGGGGGTTGATGCTGTCCAACAAAAGAATACCTGCCCGTGGACTCCCGATTATCCTGCTCCCGCAGTCCAGGCTATATGACTCTCCAGCGGATACCACCCACGCTTTATCTGTTCGATACAACTTCACAGTTTTACGAACTTTCCCTAGAGCCGTCTGCACAACCACAATCCCGGTATGAGTCTTTCTTATTCGTTGGTACATATACCCCCCAATAAGACTGTCAGTACTATCCTCTGATACCAATGATTTTTAACTCATTGGTATCATCATATGTTTTCGTATTTTTAGAATAATCGCTACCCATTACTTCACACTCTGACTAGATGGTCATTATCTTTATCAAGTGTCCTTTAATCTTCAGAAAACCAGGACTAACCCAGTCACTGATTAAGATTAACTTTCAACATTCAGTAAACCACTCGCTTTAAGCCCCTGTAATATCGCTGATATACATACATCGCAATGGTGCTAAATCAATAAGCAAAGAATAACAATCCTAAGCTCAAACAAATAAATTTCATTATCACGATAAATACACCTTATTTTAGAATAACAGACAAATCAGCATTAAATCTCATACAGGCCCATCGATTTATTCTAATTATTTCCGGAACATCACGATGAGAAGAAAGTTCTGCATTTTGAGAACAAAATAAAGTGGATACGATTAACGACATAGCTGTATTTGTATCAACAAGTGATTTCTAAAACAATTCATCTGTACTGAAACGGTATAACTCGCTATGCTATCCTGGTTGGCCTGAGTGTTGATATTACGTGTTTAAGGAGTATAAGAATGTCATCGATTTCTGGGATTGATATTGTTACAGGGTTGCTCATCCCCGTAGTTCTGTATTTGATAAAGAAAATTATTGACTGGACAGGAAAAATCGTTGGTAACCCACGACCTAAACGAAAATACCAGTTTGATAAAATTCCTGCGGATAAGAAAGTAGAGATTTTTTCAAAAATTGATGCATTAAAAGAAAAAAAAACAACGCCGCATGTTCTTGTTCAGATGAAACTTTTATATGAACAACTGGGAATGTATTTGCCTGTGTGGCATTGTCACCAGTTGGTTTCCTGTATGGCGGCTGAAAATATTAGCTCGCTGGATGTACGTCTGCGAGGTTTTCTGAAAAACACAATTATCGGTCACTATCCTGAGAAAGGGTTCAGCGTTAACACCAAGGTTGTCCGCAGATCCTACGTGATAACTACCTTGTTTGGGATATTTGCAGTTGCTATGTTTATTTATGCAGGATGGGATTCCATCTCTTCTTTCTGGAGAAGCAAAGAGACGGGGTTGTTTATCTTGTTTTTATTGATTTATGCTTCCGCTATTATTACTGTTATAGGTTATATAATTTCCCAGATTGAAGATATCTACCTGGGTTCTAAATTTGGGCATTTATTCGAGACTTGGCTCAGGAACCATCCGCCGTGTAACGATGTGAACCCAGATACTTCTGCAGCAATGCCAACTGAGGAACAAGCATCATCCGAAGGCCCCCAAGAAGATTCTCTCGCGAGTTAACATGATTTATTAACGGGTGAGAACCGTTTGAAATACGCTCTTCTCACAATCAATATGCGTTTGACATTACCTAATTACTTACTGCAGGAGGCTGATTATGAAGGGTATTGGAACTGTACTTCAGGCTGGATACCTCAAACTGGATCACAGTATGAAGACCTACTCAGTTCTCACAGAGAATACTCTTTTGTTTACCGGTCATTTTGCCGATCTTGATCCTCATGGCTGGGGTTCTCTTTACGAAAAATTTACTGGTCAGGCATTTGAGGCTGAGGGTTACGAAGTTGAATACAGAGGGCTCACAGCAGGGTTTAATGATGGCGGTATCGACCTTATTCTACGAAAAGGGGATGACACTATTTTTGTTCAGTGCAAACATGCTTTTAAATCTTCACTATCTCGCAACTCCATTGAGAATATCCTGTATAAAGCAGGAAATTATATAAGCCGTAATATGCCCACGAATAGAGTACATCTGTGGTTAGTTGTACCTGATGTTAAACGAATAAAATGGAAACGGTATTTTTTACGGCACAACACTACACAGAATAAAGTTAAACTTGCTTTGATTGAAATCCGCATGCTATCTATCTGACGTCTTGACCTTATAGTTACACAGACCGCCCCTTACAACCGCTATACCTACCACTTGTATAGTAATGCACTGCAATACCATTCCTAAAACCAGACCGAACGCCCGGCACACCGACAATAGCTTGACCAAAGGTAGTCAGGTCAGCGATCACATACGATTAAGTAGCATACTCATCCTGCATGACGGAGTCACCGTTACAACTGCCTGGTTAAGGCTCGACTGCAATAATCTTGCCAATACAATAGTGTTAATCACCGACTCAGAAATTCTAGGAATTTTTGCTTCTTGTTGTTACTGTATAACAAAAAATGAGGTCGCTATGAAAACAACATTGTACAAAGATTTCACCTTTGAAGCCGCACACCGTCTTCCAAACGTTCCGGAAGGTCATAAATGTGGCCGCTTACACGGTCACTCTTTTGTAGTTCGCCTTGAAATCACAGGGGAGGTTGATCCTCACACCGGTTGGATTATCGACTTTGCCGAGTTGAAAGCGATTTTCAAACCCACTCTGGACCGACTAGATCACTACTACCTCAACGATATCCCTGGTCTGGAAAACCCGACCAGCGAAGTACTGGCGGAATGGGTCTGGCAACAGATTAAACCACAGCTGCCACTCCTGAGCGCAGTGGTAGTGAAAGAGACCTGCACGGCGGGTTGCATTTACCGGGGTGAATGATAATCAACTTGGTGACTGGTTGTCATCTCAACCAGTCACGCTTTTTGTTCGATAGCAACAAATGATATTCTATTTTCCAACCCATATCACAATTCTCGGTAGTTTATATTTTTCTTCTATTAATGTTGATATTTAGTATTCAATGATGAACCATTTTATTATTACTTAACAATTATTTTGGAATTTATCCGGCTAACATTGGTAGGTTGAAAAATGCTCATCATAACAGATAAAATTGATATCGCTGAAACCTCCCCAACATAAGCCAACATCTCATTGATCTTTTTCTGCTTTCCCCCTTGAATATGGGAGTTATCTCAGTATCCTGATCATAATACTCAAAACAATGCACTTATAAGTGCATGTCGCTCAGGCATATCAAAGTAACGCTTTTCGGTCTGAGTCTGGTTGTTTTTGATCAAATGTGATTATAAGAAACGATTCAAGGACTGTGAGGATGAACGCATTACCCATCGGGTCACTGGTTATCTCTGAGCAATTTGAAGGCATCGGTAAAGTTGTCACTGTCGATAGTGATACAAATAACGTCACGGTCGCTTTTTTTGAGTCACCGACTCAACCTTATGCACGGCAAACGAAAGTTCCTTTAGAACAACTCACCACGACAATCCCGCACGAAGAGACGGTCATTTATTGCATTGAACCACAAAGCCAACGATGGGCTAGAGCCCGATTTGGCGGTTCGCGCCCCAAAGGGGATTTTCTCGTCATCTTTCGCGAAGATGAAAGTACTACGCTGCCAATCGACGAAATTTTTGTTCTGAACAAAGCGCCGGATACCCCAGTAAACCCTGCAGATTTCCTTGCCCTCCAAGCTAATGACGCACCGTTTTTTTTCCCTCACCGCCAAGCCTTTATTGAAACTTACATCCAGCAACGTGCTGCCTGCCGGGCGATGGTATCCATTTCCAGTAGTGCCGTTGAACTCGAACCCCACCAGTTAGCGGTGGTACGTCGCGTGCTTCAGGATAAAAATCCTAAATATATTCTAGCCGATGAGGTTGGGCTGGGGAAAACCATCGAAGCAGGCATGGTCGTCCGTGAACACGCGTTAGAAACTAATGGCCACGTCAGCATGCTTATTGCGGTTCCAACACCGCTCGTTAACCAATGGCGGGAAGAACTGGGTGAACGCTTTCAACTGAAACAACTGATTATTGATGCCTCCTCGGCCCTCACGGGTATGCGACAAAATGAGGTCGCAGAAGGCATTGTGATTTGCAGTCATTTTGATGCCTGCGCCTTGATTGAACGAGGATTCCTACCTTCACTTATCGTGGTTGATGAGGTTCACCAGATTGCTTCCTGGCCGTGGTCAGAAGACAAAGATGAACGTTATGACTTCAACCTGATTGCTCAGGCTTGTCAGAAAGCCCACTACGTTCTGTTACTTACCGGGACCCCTCTGCACGGGCATGAAAGGAACTTCTTGTCAATGCTGCACTGTATTAATCCCGAAGCCTACCAAGTGGATGAAGCCAATCTGCGAGGCTTTACCGAACTGGTAAAAAATCGTGAAAACCTCGGTGGGATCTTCTCGGGGTTAGTGCCCACAGTCTCGAACGTCAGCTTACGCCGTAATCTCGAAACACTGCAGCAGCAGTTCCCGGAAGATACGGTTCTGATGACGCTCTGCCAGCAACTCATCCCGCTTATTGGGACGTTTTCACCAAATACCCCGGAGCGTGAAGAAGGAATCCGGGATATTCGCCGGTACCTAGGGGAAAACTATCGCATTCATCATCGTCTGTTGCGTAACCGCCGTCAGGTTTCACTCAGCTTCGATGAAACGAAAAACCTCAACCTGAACCTTCTGTTTCCAGGGCTCAATGGAGCCCTGGAGTGCCACTGGCATTGCGATGGGTTAGCGTTAGACGAGTTGATTGATGAGTATCGTTCCTTATCTTTACTGCCACAGAATACGCAATGGGCAATGAATGAAGACACGTACCTCTTATGGATCGATGATCTCCTGTCCAGCCCACTCTGCGTCATGCAACGCGCTAAAGTGCATTTGGGTGAATCGGAACGCACTCAGGAAGAACGAGAACTATTAGAACATATTGTTTCTACAGCAAAAAAAGAACTTCAGGTCATTGATACCAAGCTAGCAATCACCTTGAATGAGTGGCTGCAAAAGAATCCGACTGGAAAAACCATCATCTTCTGCGATCGTCCGACTCTAGCTCAGCACTTGGCAATAAAGCTCGAGTTGCTGCTGGAATATCCGCAGGAGCGCTATCAGTCGGGTCACCCCTTGGGGTACCTGAAACCCGGCAGCCCAATACGGGTCCTGATTTGTGATAAAAGCGGCGAAGATGGTCTGAATCTCCATGGAGGTCTACGACTGGCCGTTCACTACGGTTTACCGCGCTCTTGCAGTCGCATTGAACAGCGCCTTGGTCGTCTGAACAGGTACAGTGCAAACCTAAAAGGTGTAAAACCCGTTCAGAGTCTGATCCTGAAAAACCACGCCGACCGTGGATTACGCAATATATGGGCCAGCATTCTGAAAGACAGCATTGGCGTATTTAATAACACCATCGCTAGCCTCCAATTCGCCCTCGATAATTATCTGGAAAATGCGTGGCGAAATGTCTACCAAGAAGGGCCGGTGCCCCTTGAACGTATTGCCAGCGAATTCCCTGGCGAACAGGGTATTCTGGCCAATGAAACGAACAAAATTAACATGCAGGAAAAGCTGCTTGCGATGGATGACGAGATTGCCGAGGCGGCGATTTTTGCGCAACAGATCAGCGCTGACGATCATCTTGCGGTAGCGCAATGTAATGCGCTTACCAACTGGATCACGCGTGCACTGCGTTTTCGCGCTACCGGTACCGCAGAAAAAGGCATCAAGTTTCAGTTTGAACTCTCTGACCGCAGTACAGGGACGCTGGTTGATTTTAAAACCTTTCTCACCACCTGCATGCTTAGCTTCGATAAAGAAGGCGGCAACCCGCCGTCAACGCATCTGATGAGTGCTGAACGCATTCCATCTATCGAGGGGACAACCGTTTATCCATTGCGGTACGGACAGCCATTTGTCGATACGATCTGGCAACTATTAAACCTAGACGCCAGGGGCAGTTCTATGGCGATACTGCGGGTGATCCCCGGGCAACTAAAGGAACCCAATTGCTTCTTCCAATCTACCTGGCTTGTCACTCATCACCAGATGGAGGATACCTACTCACAACGCCGCATAGCAGATGAACTGTCCCCCCCGCGTATTGTGCAACATTGGCTTTCCTCTGAAGGCAAACCAGTTACTAATCCACAGGTTCTGGAACTTCTCAATGGCGAATACGCCAAGCACGAAACATCGCAGAAATTCTATGCAGATATGAATCTGCGCCCTAACCTCTGGCTAGAAATTGAAGAGCTTATTTCACCGAGTTACTGGAAAGAGATGGTGGAGCGAGTCTATGCCAGCGATCGGGAACAACAACAAACCACCCTCGGTGATCAGGCCGGACTCCAGTTAATGGCCGTCAAAGCCGTGGTGGTGTGTAGCAAAAATCTACTGGAGGAAATCGCCTGATGGAAGAAGAGTGGTCACGCCTGCAGCAGGCACTAAACACCTGCTTTAGCCAAGGGGTCACATTTAAGGATGGCATCGAAAATCAGTTTCTGAACAGACTAATTCAGATCATCACAGATGCCTCGGCAGGGCATGGTGATATATTTGCCGGCTACGCCGATGCATTACGAGCGGCTCATGCGAGCGGTATTAGCGCGCCGTTGCTCCCCCTGCCGCCTGAACTGACCGACGTTCCAGCACCTGAGTGGGGCATGACAAAGTCGCCTGCAACACAACAAATTCAACTAGCTGAAGAGGCAGACCTAGCGCTAACCAGAGCCACCTATCTGCGTAAGATCCGCAGGAACTTACTGCGCCCGGAGACCGATCCTGCGCTGAAGCGCCTGCTACCCGAGGAGCCCTGGCTGACTCATTATCAGGGATTCGGTCAACAGGCCGCTATTCGGACGCTACTGACGTCTGATGATAACTGTACGTTGCTGGTGAACCTGCCCACCAGTTGCGGTAAAAGCCTTCTTACCCAACTCCAGGTGCTCAGCGCACCGACAAACACCTTCACGCTGGTGATCGTCCCTACCGTCGCTCTCGCTATTGAGCAGGCTGACGACATGCAAAAGCTGCTTCGTGGTGCCGACCAAGATCATGGTGGGAGTTATGCCTGGGTCGGAGGACAAGAACAGCCCGCACGTCAGGCGATTAAGGAAAGAATCAAAGCGGGAACACAGCGTGTGCTCTTTTGTTCCCCGGAAGCCGTTCGCTCTTCTCTGGTTCCTATGCTGTTTGAGCTTTCCAGACTGAATATGATTGGCGCGATCGTCATCGACGAAGCACATTTGATCGATCAATGGGGCGCGGAGTTCCGCCCTGACTTTCAGCTGATTGCCCCTATGATTCGCTCACTGAAAGCCCAGGGAAAATGCCGTTTTCGTACACTGCTACTTTCGGCGACGTACAGCAAAAGCACTCGGAACATTCTGATCGAGCAGTTCCATGATGAAAATAGCGAACTGATTGAAGTGTCAGCTAATTTCCTACGCCCAGAGCCGGAATATTTTGTGCATCATGAGGCAAATGAAAACACGCATCGTAGGCGGGTCGAACAACTGCTAATGACCTTACCCCGCCCGCTGATTTTGTATTGCACCACACGCACAGATGCGGAAATGTGGTCTGTCCGTCTGCACGAACTAGGCTACTGGCGAACCGGCACATTCCACGGGCAAATTGACACAAACAATCGCAAAAAATTGATTTCTAAATGGAAAAATGACCAACTCGATATCATGGTCGCCACCTCAGCCTTTGGGGTAGGAATGAATAAAAAGGATATTCGCAGCATCATACATGCTGCCATTCCGGAAAGTATCGACCGTTATTACCAGGACTGTGGGCGCGCCGGGCGTGACGGTAGATCCTGCCAAGTGCACCTTGTATGGCATAAGGCGCAAATGAAAACGGCAAAATCACTGGCCGTTGAGACGCTGATTGGCGTAGAAAAAGGCTTTGCCCGCTGGAAAGCGATGTTTGATGATCGCAAAGAAAGTCCGATCGCTGACTACATGATTTCACTAAACATCAAGCCCGTTCATATTGATCACCAGGGCGATAAAAATGAAGCCTGGAACCGTCGGACATTGCTGTTAATGCAAAGGGCCAAACTCATCAAACTGGTCTTTGATGATCCGAAAATTCCTGACACCCTTCGAGATAATCTGGATGACGACAACACGCAACTAAGTG harbors:
- the queD gene encoding 6-carboxytetrahydropterin synthase QueD, translated to MKTTLYKDFTFEAAHRLPNVPEGHKCGRLHGHSFVVRLEITGEVDPHTGWIIDFAELKAIFKPTLDRLDHYYLNDIPGLENPTSEVLAEWVWQQIKPQLPLLSAVVVKETCTAGCIYRGE
- a CDS encoding restriction endonuclease, which translates into the protein MKGIGTVLQAGYLKLDHSMKTYSVLTENTLLFTGHFADLDPHGWGSLYEKFTGQAFEAEGYEVEYRGLTAGFNDGGIDLILRKGDDTIFVQCKHAFKSSLSRNSIENILYKAGNYISRNMPTNRVHLWLVVPDVKRIKWKRYFLRHNTTQNKVKLALIEIRMLSI
- the dpdF gene encoding protein DpdF, with protein sequence MEEEWSRLQQALNTCFSQGVTFKDGIENQFLNRLIQIITDASAGHGDIFAGYADALRAAHASGISAPLLPLPPELTDVPAPEWGMTKSPATQQIQLAEEADLALTRATYLRKIRRNLLRPETDPALKRLLPEEPWLTHYQGFGQQAAIRTLLTSDDNCTLLVNLPTSCGKSLLTQLQVLSAPTNTFTLVIVPTVALAIEQADDMQKLLRGADQDHGGSYAWVGGQEQPARQAIKERIKAGTQRVLFCSPEAVRSSLVPMLFELSRLNMIGAIVIDEAHLIDQWGAEFRPDFQLIAPMIRSLKAQGKCRFRTLLLSATYSKSTRNILIEQFHDENSELIEVSANFLRPEPEYFVHHEANENTHRRRVEQLLMTLPRPLILYCTTRTDAEMWSVRLHELGYWRTGTFHGQIDTNNRKKLISKWKNDQLDIMVATSAFGVGMNKKDIRSIIHAAIPESIDRYYQDCGRAGRDGRSCQVHLVWHKAQMKTAKSLAVETLIGVEKGFARWKAMFDDRKESPIADYMISLNIKPVHIDHQGDKNEAWNRRTLLLMQRAKLIKLVFDDPKIPDTLRDNLDDDNTQLSEWFESYYNHVHIRHCDDAHYSEAHWNTHVEKIRQSELNNRRAAFTVMEMWLEDPGKSLCKILQKFYEYQNHPPELTCGGCPGCRHKGKGAFSPTVGTDVQIIRSEPKKKALFVGTEKKVYYNENMKLHSLLTKLRVTLRSLITSGEYVFIRADRQVFLQLENNLDSLSHFWSAQKMTAPASDGPEIVIIPNTADAFPNLPVTRFERIIIAPEHLADPQFPHRTWCESAGNALSLDTFIRQLQHVNN
- a CDS encoding IbrB-like domain-containing protein, producing the protein MLPEDIVHSLADWLSKMNDLEKIAALNSLQRFIHYHGPFRNEPVGCVQWIPAECVIANDYNPNTISPVERKILELSLLQDGFTQPIVVTVGRAEELHYHVMDGYQRYLLSQKPLLRKRLRGHIPVTIIRPQDDAIFSLMAAVTREQVIINTK
- the dpdE gene encoding protein DpdE translates to MNALPIGSLVISEQFEGIGKVVTVDSDTNNVTVAFFESPTQPYARQTKVPLEQLTTTIPHEETVIYCIEPQSQRWARARFGGSRPKGDFLVIFREDESTTLPIDEIFVLNKAPDTPVNPADFLALQANDAPFFFPHRQAFIETYIQQRAACRAMVSISSSAVELEPHQLAVVRRVLQDKNPKYILADEVGLGKTIEAGMVVREHALETNGHVSMLIAVPTPLVNQWREELGERFQLKQLIIDASSALTGMRQNEVAEGIVICSHFDACALIERGFLPSLIVVDEVHQIASWPWSEDKDERYDFNLIAQACQKAHYVLLLTGTPLHGHERNFLSMLHCINPEAYQVDEANLRGFTELVKNRENLGGIFSGLVPTVSNVSLRRNLETLQQQFPEDTVLMTLCQQLIPLIGTFSPNTPEREEGIRDIRRYLGENYRIHHRLLRNRRQVSLSFDETKNLNLNLLFPGLNGALECHWHCDGLALDELIDEYRSLSLLPQNTQWAMNEDTYLLWIDDLLSSPLCVMQRAKVHLGESERTQEERELLEHIVSTAKKELQVIDTKLAITLNEWLQKNPTGKTIIFCDRPTLAQHLAIKLELLLEYPQERYQSGHPLGYLKPGSPIRVLICDKSGEDGLNLHGGLRLAVHYGLPRSCSRIEQRLGRLNRYSANLKGVKPVQSLILKNHADRGLRNIWASILKDSIGVFNNTIASLQFALDNYLENAWRNVYQEGPVPLERIASEFPGEQGILANETNKINMQEKLLAMDDEIAEAAIFAQQISADDHLAVAQCNALTNWITRALRFRATGTAEKGIKFQFELSDRSTGTLVDFKTFLTTCMLSFDKEGGNPPSTHLMSAERIPSIEGTTVYPLRYGQPFVDTIWQLLNLDARGSSMAILRVIPGQLKEPNCFFQSTWLVTHHQMEDTYSQRRIADELSPPRIVQHWLSSEGKPVTNPQVLELLNGEYAKHETSQKFYADMNLRPNLWLEIEELISPSYWKEMVERVYASDREQQQTTLGDQAGLQLMAVKAVVVCSKNLLEEIA